Proteins encoded by one window of Inmirania thermothiophila:
- a CDS encoding cytochrome c oxidase subunit II → MRAVDQPLVLPVGRRVRFLHTSADVIHAMWVPALGFKKDAIPGYVTETWALIERAGTYRGQCAELCGTWHSRMPVVVEAVPPERFEAWVAEQRAAMARAAAEAASDRTWPLAELMEKGRGLYNTKCAACHQINGQGLPPAFPPLKGSAVVRGPVAGHLAVVLDGRPGTAMPAWRDQLNDLEIAAIVTYERNAWGNDAGAAVQPRQVRAARAGRSGS, encoded by the coding sequence CTGCGCGCCGTCGATCAGCCGCTGGTGCTGCCGGTGGGGCGGCGGGTGCGCTTCCTGCACACCTCGGCGGACGTGATCCACGCCATGTGGGTGCCGGCCCTCGGGTTCAAGAAGGACGCCATCCCCGGCTACGTCACCGAGACCTGGGCCCTGATCGAGCGGGCCGGGACCTACCGCGGCCAGTGCGCGGAGCTCTGCGGCACCTGGCACTCGCGCATGCCGGTGGTGGTGGAGGCGGTGCCGCCGGAGCGCTTCGAGGCGTGGGTGGCCGAGCAGCGCGCGGCCATGGCCCGCGCCGCCGCGGAGGCGGCGAGCGATCGGACGTGGCCGCTCGCGGAGCTGATGGAGAAGGGGCGGGGCCTCTACAACACCAAGTGCGCCGCCTGCCACCAGATCAACGGCCAGGGGCTGCCGCCGGCCTTCCCGCCCCTCAAGGGCAGCGCGGTGGTGCGCGGGCCGGTCGCCGGACACCTGGCGGTGGTCCTCGACGGCCGCCCCGGCACCGCCATGCCCGCCTGGCGGGATCAGCTCAACGACCTGGAGATCGCCGCCATCGTCACCTACGAGCGCAACGCCTGGGGCAACGACGCCGGCGCGGCGGTGCAGCCGCGCCAGGTGCGCGCCGCCCGCGCGGGAAGGTCGGGATCATGA
- a CDS encoding ATP-binding protein, whose translation MRGSLRARLLTAASVVLAAFFTLTAVALERAFRHSAETALQERLRGEVYGLIAAADLDPAGRLRMPETPPDPRLSNPASGLYGAVEGPDGPIWRSPSQLGLAVPYPRGLASGAWRLGRVRAEDGRTLLVAALGILWEHPDGRLVPYTFAAAADLAALHAEVGAFRRTLWGWLTGVGLALLLAQGLILHWGLRPLARVAEEIRAIEAGRAAALSGEAPGELRPLTEAVNALLAHQRRQLERHRNALGDLAHSLKTPLALLRGAAEAGEPDLPHQVAAAVDRVNAIVEHQLRRAATAGRAPLAAPIPVAGAIGRLVATLDKVHRERGVRCEVRCEGEPRFRGEEGDLLEILGNLLDNAYKWSRGRVRVTARGDGALLLVVEDDGPGIPAAKRGEVLGRGVRADRRAPGHGIGLAMVADIVAAYGGAVEIGASAELGGARIDVRLP comes from the coding sequence GTGAGGGGGTCGCTGCGCGCCCGGCTGCTGACGGCGGCCTCGGTGGTGCTCGCCGCCTTCTTCACCCTCACCGCCGTCGCCCTCGAGCGCGCCTTCCGGCACAGCGCCGAGACCGCCCTGCAGGAGCGGCTGCGGGGCGAGGTCTACGGGCTCATCGCCGCCGCCGACCTCGACCCCGCGGGGCGGCTGCGGATGCCCGAGACGCCGCCGGATCCGCGCCTGTCCAACCCCGCCTCGGGCCTCTACGGCGCGGTGGAGGGCCCGGACGGGCCGATCTGGCGCTCGCCCTCGCAGCTCGGCCTCGCCGTCCCCTACCCGCGCGGTCTCGCCTCGGGGGCGTGGCGGCTCGGGCGCGTGCGCGCCGAGGACGGCCGCACCCTGCTGGTGGCGGCGCTGGGCATCCTCTGGGAGCATCCGGACGGCCGCCTCGTCCCCTACACCTTCGCCGCGGCGGCGGACCTTGCCGCCTTGCATGCCGAGGTGGGGGCCTTCCGCCGCACCCTCTGGGGCTGGCTCACCGGCGTCGGCCTCGCCCTCCTCCTCGCCCAGGGGCTGATCCTGCACTGGGGGCTGCGGCCGCTGGCACGGGTGGCGGAGGAGATCCGCGCCATCGAGGCCGGACGCGCCGCCGCCCTCTCCGGCGAGGCCCCGGGCGAGCTCCGCCCCCTCACCGAGGCGGTCAACGCCCTGCTCGCCCACCAGCGGCGCCAGCTCGAGCGCCACCGCAACGCCCTGGGCGACCTCGCCCACAGCCTCAAGACGCCGCTCGCGCTCCTGCGCGGCGCCGCCGAGGCGGGCGAGCCGGACCTGCCGCACCAGGTGGCCGCCGCCGTGGACCGCGTCAACGCCATCGTCGAGCACCAGCTGCGCCGCGCCGCCACCGCCGGGCGCGCCCCCCTCGCCGCCCCGATCCCGGTGGCGGGCGCCATCGGGCGGCTGGTGGCGACCCTGGACAAGGTCCACCGCGAGCGGGGCGTGCGCTGCGAGGTGCGCTGCGAGGGCGAGCCCCGCTTCCGCGGCGAGGAGGGGGACCTGCTGGAGATCCTCGGCAACCTCCTCGACAACGCCTACAAGTGGTCCCGAGGGCGGGTTCGGGTCACAGCGCGAGGCGACGGCGCGCTCCTCCTCGTGGTGGAGGACGACGGCCCGGGCATCCCCGCGGCGAAGCGCGGCGAGGTCCTGGGCCGCGGCGTGCGCGCCGACCGCCGCGCCCCGGGCCACGGCATCGGGCTCGCCATGGTCGCCGACATCGTGGCCGCCTACGGGGGGGCGGTTGAGATCGGCGCCTCGGCCGAGCTCGGCGGCGCCCGCATCGACGTGCGCCTGCCCTGA
- a CDS encoding DUF2244 domain-containing protein, which produces MVETTRGPDGLRLVLAPRPAPGPGAWLLGLALPGAALAGIGAWFAARGAWAVLPFAGLELALLAWAMASCARAAAAREVVEVTAREVVVRDGRGAARRLPRAWARVVLRRDPAGRYPSRLFLRAHGREVELGRALPQAERARLAGTLAGNVGAGWSHG; this is translated from the coding sequence ATGGTGGAGACCACCCGCGGCCCCGACGGCCTGCGCCTCGTGCTCGCCCCGCGGCCTGCCCCGGGGCCCGGGGCCTGGCTGCTGGGGCTGGCCCTGCCGGGGGCGGCCCTCGCCGGCATCGGCGCCTGGTTCGCCGCCCGCGGCGCCTGGGCGGTACTCCCCTTCGCCGGGCTCGAGCTCGCCCTGCTCGCGTGGGCGATGGCGAGCTGCGCCCGCGCCGCGGCGGCCCGGGAAGTGGTGGAGGTCACGGCGCGCGAGGTGGTGGTCCGCGACGGGCGCGGGGCGGCGCGGCGCCTGCCGCGGGCATGGGCGCGCGTGGTGCTGCGCCGCGACCCCGCCGGGCGCTACCCGAGCCGCCTCTTCCTGCGCGCCCACGGGCGGGAGGTGGAGCTCGGGCGCGCCCTGCCGCAGGCCGAGCGCGCCCGCCTCGCCGGGACCCTCGCCGGCAACGTCGGCGCGGGGTGGAGCCATGGCTGA
- a CDS encoding cytochrome c oxidase subunit II transmembrane domain-containing protein, translated as MAERARPLLAAALALPAAPTAAAPAWNLPQPATPVAREIFAIHTLTGTIVAVLTVLVFAVVLFAAWRFRRSRGHQPDLAFHRGRFGAWSWLVVPVLVLGIDLTIAGSARETLKKLWVVPRGDDLLVVRVTGHQWWWEYEYPDLGIRIESRALPQEQAGAH; from the coding sequence ATGGCTGAGCGCGCACGCCCCCTCCTCGCCGCCGCCCTCGCCCTGCCCGCCGCGCCGACGGCGGCGGCCCCGGCCTGGAACCTGCCGCAGCCCGCGACCCCGGTGGCGCGCGAGATCTTCGCCATCCACACCCTCACCGGCACCATCGTCGCCGTGCTCACCGTCCTGGTCTTCGCCGTCGTCCTCTTCGCCGCCTGGCGCTTCCGCCGCAGCCGCGGCCACCAGCCCGACCTCGCGTTCCACCGCGGCCGCTTCGGCGCCTGGTCGTGGCTGGTGGTGCCGGTGCTGGTGCTGGGCATCGACCTCACCATCGCCGGCTCGGCCCGGGAGACGCTGAAGAAGCTCTGGGTCGTGCCGCGCGGCGACGACCTGCTGGTGGTCCGGGTCACCGGCCACCAGTGGTGGTGGGAGTACGAGTACCCGGACCTCGGCATCCGCATCGAGAGCCGCGCGCTGCCGCAGGAGCAGGCGGGCGCGCACTAG
- a CDS encoding c-type cytochrome — MKTISRTLGIALGLALAAGAANAAGDGKALYDRVCFACHATGAAGAPKVGDKAAWAPRIAQGVDTLVAHAVNGYNAMPPKGGCGDCDEAQIRAAIEYMIGQSQ, encoded by the coding sequence ATGAAGACCATCTCGCGCACCCTCGGCATCGCCCTCGGCCTTGCGCTGGCCGCGGGCGCGGCGAACGCGGCCGGCGACGGCAAGGCGCTCTACGACCGGGTCTGCTTCGCCTGCCATGCCACCGGCGCCGCCGGCGCCCCCAAGGTGGGGGACAAGGCCGCGTGGGCGCCGCGCATCGCCCAGGGCGTCGACACCCTGGTGGCGCATGCGGTGAACGGCTACAACGCCATGCCCCCCAAGGGCGGCTGCGGCGACTGCGACGAGGCGCAGATCCGCGCCGCCATCGAGTACATGATCGGCCAGTCGCAGTAG
- a CDS encoding SURF1 family cytochrome oxidase biogenesis protein → MGPAPPPRYSSAAARRRGAAPLLLLAAALFTGLGLWQLRRAGEKQALLAEAAARWAAAPAPLAALPGPDARFRAVRLRGRYEAQAQVLVGPQGRDGRLGYLVYTPLRTAGNEAVVVARGWQARPTPPAPPSPTASGSRG, encoded by the coding sequence ATGGGACCGGCCCCTCCGCCAAGGTATAGCAGCGCCGCGGCGCGCCGGCGCGGGGCGGCGCCGCTGCTGCTCCTCGCCGCCGCCCTCTTCACCGGGCTCGGGCTGTGGCAGCTGCGCCGTGCCGGGGAGAAGCAGGCCCTGCTCGCCGAGGCCGCGGCACGCTGGGCGGCCGCCCCCGCGCCGCTCGCCGCGCTGCCGGGTCCCGACGCGCGCTTCCGCGCCGTCCGCCTGCGCGGCCGCTACGAGGCGCAGGCCCAGGTCCTCGTCGGTCCGCAGGGCCGCGACGGCCGCCTCGGCTACCTCGTCTACACCCCGCTGCGCACCGCGGGGAACGAGGCGGTGGTGGTGGCCCGCGGCTGGCAGGCGCGGCCGACGCCCCCGGCCCCGCCTTCGCCTACGGCCTCGGGCTCACGGGGCTGA
- a CDS encoding glutathione S-transferase family protein, whose amino-acid sequence MAMLVEGRWVRRDDPTDETTGAFLRPESRFRDWVSADGGSGYRAEPGRYHLYVSLACPWAHRTLIFRRLKGLEAVISLSVVEPEFDDGDWRFGDGPGCIPDTVNGCTHVRELYLRTDPRYTGLATVPILWDKRSGRIVNNESADIIRMLNRAFDAWGDPSVDFYPEPLRPEIDRINAEVYEHVNNGVYRAGFARTQAAHEEAVRALFATLDRLEALLSRRRYLAGDRITEADWRLFTTLVRFDAVYYLHFKCNLRRLVDHPNLWAYTRELYQVPGVAETVDMDHIKRHYYRSHPELNPRRIVPVGPELDFTAPHGRG is encoded by the coding sequence ATGGCGATGCTGGTGGAGGGGCGCTGGGTGCGGCGCGACGATCCGACCGACGAGACCACGGGGGCCTTCCTGCGCCCCGAGAGCCGCTTCCGCGACTGGGTGAGCGCCGACGGCGGCAGCGGCTACCGCGCCGAGCCCGGGCGCTACCACCTCTACGTCTCCCTCGCCTGTCCCTGGGCCCACCGCACGCTCATCTTCCGCCGCCTCAAGGGGCTCGAGGCGGTGATCTCGCTGTCGGTGGTGGAGCCCGAGTTCGACGACGGCGACTGGCGCTTCGGCGACGGCCCCGGCTGCATCCCCGACACCGTCAACGGCTGCACCCACGTGCGCGAGCTCTACCTGCGCACCGATCCCCGCTACACCGGGCTCGCCACGGTGCCCATCCTGTGGGACAAGCGCAGCGGGCGGATCGTCAACAACGAGTCGGCCGACATCATCCGCATGCTCAACCGCGCCTTCGACGCCTGGGGCGACCCTTCGGTGGACTTCTATCCCGAGCCGCTGCGCCCGGAGATCGACCGCATCAACGCCGAGGTCTACGAGCACGTCAACAACGGCGTCTACCGCGCCGGCTTCGCCCGCACCCAGGCCGCCCACGAGGAGGCGGTGCGCGCGCTGTTCGCGACCCTCGACCGCCTCGAGGCGCTGCTGTCGCGGCGCCGCTATCTCGCCGGGGACCGCATCACGGAGGCGGACTGGCGGCTGTTCACGACCCTCGTGCGCTTCGACGCCGTCTACTACCTGCACTTCAAGTGCAACCTGCGACGGCTCGTGGATCATCCCAACCTCTGGGCCTACACCCGCGAGCTCTACCAGGTGCCGGGGGTGGCGGAGACCGTGGACATGGACCACATCAAGCGCCACTACTACCGCAGCCACCCCGAGCTCAACCCGCGGCGCATCGTGCCGGTGGGGCCCGAGCTGGACTTCACCGCCCCCCACGGCCGGGGCTAG
- a CDS encoding MFS transporter → MDATALRTVMVRVFPPFAFGYFLSYLYRVVNSVIAPDLVRELGLDAADLGLLTSTYFLTFAAFQLPLGMLLDRFGPRRTEAVLLLFAAAGALLFALAGGLGGLVLGRALVGFGVSACLMAAFKAYVVWVPPARLPLVNGFQMAAGGLGALSATAPVQAALAVTDWRGVFLGLAALTLLCALLIFLVVPERRDAHHAEPLRAQLAGVAEVFTSATFWRIAPVTVLSQATFLAIQSLWLGPWLADVAGLGRDAAAARLALVAAAMVAGFIVIGGLAERLARCGVSTAAVAVAGMGAFMAVQLALVAPGTPPLTLLLVLFGLLGTSGIVSYAALSQAFPRHLAGRANTALNLLVFVAAFAAQWGMGGIINRWPAAGGGYEAAGYRAAFGTMLVLQLAALAWYAAAPRGVQARFIGGGRSSSPDPVNDRRTGP, encoded by the coding sequence ATGGACGCCACCGCGCTGCGCACGGTGATGGTGCGGGTCTTCCCGCCCTTCGCCTTCGGCTACTTCCTCTCCTACCTCTACCGGGTGGTCAACTCCGTGATCGCCCCGGATCTGGTGCGCGAGCTCGGCCTCGACGCCGCCGATCTCGGGCTGCTCACGAGCACCTACTTCCTCACCTTCGCCGCCTTCCAGCTCCCCCTGGGGATGCTGCTGGACCGCTTCGGGCCGCGGCGCACCGAGGCGGTGCTGCTGCTCTTCGCGGCCGCGGGGGCGCTGCTGTTCGCCCTCGCCGGGGGGCTCGGCGGCCTCGTCCTCGGCCGCGCCCTCGTCGGCTTCGGGGTCTCGGCCTGCCTGATGGCGGCGTTCAAGGCCTACGTGGTGTGGGTGCCGCCGGCGCGGCTGCCCCTCGTCAACGGCTTCCAGATGGCGGCGGGGGGGCTGGGGGCGCTGTCGGCGACGGCCCCGGTGCAGGCGGCGCTCGCGGTCACCGACTGGCGCGGCGTCTTCCTGGGGCTCGCGGCGCTGACCCTGCTCTGCGCCCTGCTCATCTTCCTGGTGGTGCCGGAGCGGCGCGACGCGCACCACGCCGAGCCGCTGCGGGCGCAGCTCGCCGGGGTGGCCGAGGTCTTCACCTCGGCGACGTTCTGGCGCATCGCCCCGGTGACGGTGCTCTCGCAGGCCACCTTCCTCGCCATCCAGAGCCTGTGGCTCGGGCCGTGGCTCGCCGACGTGGCGGGGCTCGGCCGCGACGCCGCGGCGGCACGGCTGGCGCTGGTGGCGGCGGCCATGGTGGCGGGCTTCATCGTCATCGGCGGGCTCGCCGAGCGGCTGGCGCGGTGCGGCGTGTCCACGGCGGCGGTGGCAGTGGCCGGGATGGGCGCCTTCATGGCGGTGCAGCTCGCCCTCGTCGCCCCCGGGACCCCGCCCCTGACGCTGCTGCTCGTCCTGTTCGGGCTGCTCGGCACCAGCGGCATCGTCAGCTACGCGGCCCTCTCGCAGGCCTTCCCGCGGCATCTCGCGGGGCGTGCCAACACCGCCCTCAACCTCCTCGTCTTCGTCGCCGCCTTCGCCGCCCAGTGGGGCATGGGCGGGATCATCAACCGCTGGCCCGCCGCCGGCGGCGGCTACGAGGCGGCGGGCTACCGGGCCGCCTTCGGCACGATGCTGGTGCTGCAGCTCGCGGCGCTGGCGTGGTATGCGGCGGCGCCGCGCGGCGTTCAGGCGCGGTTCATCGGCGGCGGCCGATCATCGTCCCCGGATCCCGTGAACGACCGGAGGACAGGACCATGA
- a CDS encoding DUF2189 domain-containing protein, whose translation MPLLPVLAAGFFFVGPLVAVGLYELSRRLAAGEPVHLAALAGAWRRNPVHLAALGLVLATAFFGWVIVAAAEFAALYGAPVPEGERFLAELFLAARSPAFLLAGTATGAVIALVVYALAAVSAPLLVDRPETDFAAAVLASVEAVRTNPGPMLLWAALLVALTGFGLLTFFFGLAVAFPWAGCATWHACRDLVSAGDG comes from the coding sequence GTGCCGCTGCTGCCGGTGCTGGCGGCGGGCTTCTTCTTCGTCGGGCCGCTGGTGGCGGTAGGGCTGTACGAGCTCAGCCGCCGCCTCGCCGCCGGCGAGCCGGTGCACCTGGCGGCGCTCGCCGGCGCCTGGCGTCGCAACCCGGTCCATCTCGCCGCCCTCGGCCTGGTCCTCGCCACCGCCTTCTTCGGCTGGGTGATCGTCGCCGCGGCCGAGTTCGCCGCCCTCTACGGCGCCCCGGTGCCCGAGGGCGAGCGCTTCCTCGCCGAGCTCTTCCTCGCCGCCCGCAGCCCCGCCTTCCTGCTCGCCGGCACCGCCACCGGCGCCGTCATCGCCCTCGTCGTCTACGCCCTCGCCGCGGTCTCGGCACCGCTCCTGGTGGACCGCCCGGAGACGGACTTCGCCGCCGCCGTGCTCGCCAGCGTCGAGGCGGTGCGCACCAACCCGGGGCCGATGCTGCTGTGGGCGGCGCTGCTGGTGGCGCTGACCGGCTTCGGTCTCCTGACCTTCTTCTTCGGCCTCGCCGTCGCCTTCCCCTGGGCCGGCTGCGCCACCTGGCACGCCTGCCGCGACCTCGTCTCCGCCGGCGACGGCTAG
- a CDS encoding alkaline phosphatase family protein produces the protein MALPPDLAPPPYAEGTTLLNLMASLVRGRGGAAPHPPLSALDPARLRPLRHLVLLLVDGLGARQIPALAAAGALRDRLSRPDAVLATVFPATTATAVATVMSAASPAEHAVLGWHLNLPRLGLVATVLLGLTRTGTPALPPERTLGQILRVPSHLDRMAAERTLVAPPPIPDSAFSRAVGRWHRRLAAASLDELVEAVDAACRGPGPGYCYAYWPGYDSLCHTHGPFAEPALAHLREIEAAVERLAARLRGRGVGLVVSADHGMIDTPPQARIDLSAVPGLYGCLATLPAGDPRAVACFVRPRREAAFLAIVREHLAPACHCIPGEALLAAGALGPGAPHPELGARLGDYLLVARGGHALFAPAAGEGRDFPAGNHGGMSPEEMEIPLYLLGDL, from the coding sequence ATGGCGCTGCCACCGGACCTCGCCCCGCCCCCCTACGCCGAGGGCACCACGCTGCTCAACCTCATGGCGAGCCTGGTGCGCGGCCGCGGCGGCGCCGCACCGCATCCGCCCCTGTCCGCCCTCGACCCGGCGCGGCTCCGCCCGCTGCGCCACCTGGTGCTGCTCCTCGTCGACGGCCTCGGCGCCCGTCAGATCCCCGCGCTCGCCGCCGCCGGGGCGCTGCGCGACCGCCTGAGCCGGCCCGACGCGGTGCTCGCCACGGTCTTCCCCGCCACCACCGCCACCGCCGTCGCCACCGTGATGAGCGCGGCGAGCCCGGCCGAGCACGCCGTCCTCGGCTGGCACCTGAACCTGCCCCGGCTCGGCCTCGTCGCCACCGTCCTCCTCGGGCTGACCCGCACCGGGACGCCGGCGCTCCCCCCGGAGCGCACCCTCGGCCAGATCCTGCGCGTGCCGTCCCACCTCGACCGCATGGCCGCCGAGCGCACCCTCGTCGCCCCGCCCCCGATCCCGGACAGCGCCTTCAGCCGCGCGGTGGGCCGCTGGCACCGGCGCCTCGCCGCCGCCTCCCTGGACGAGCTGGTGGAGGCGGTGGACGCCGCCTGCCGGGGGCCCGGCCCCGGCTACTGCTACGCCTACTGGCCGGGCTACGACAGCCTCTGCCACACCCACGGGCCCTTCGCCGAGCCGGCGCTCGCCCACCTGCGCGAGATCGAGGCCGCGGTGGAACGGCTCGCGGCGCGCCTGCGCGGCCGCGGCGTGGGGCTCGTGGTGAGCGCCGACCACGGCATGATCGACACCCCGCCGCAGGCGCGGATCGACCTCTCCGCGGTCCCCGGCCTCTACGGCTGCCTTGCCACCCTGCCCGCCGGCGACCCCCGCGCCGTGGCCTGCTTCGTCCGCCCCCGCCGCGAGGCCGCCTTCCTCGCCATCGTCCGGGAGCACCTCGCGCCGGCCTGCCACTGCATCCCGGGCGAGGCGCTGCTTGCGGCGGGGGCGCTGGGTCCCGGCGCGCCGCACCCGGAGCTTGGGGCGAGGCTCGGCGACTACCTCCTCGTCGCCCGCGGCGGCCACGCCCTCTTCGCCCCCGCCGCCGGCGAGGGCCGCGACTTCCCCGCGGGCAACCACGGCGGCATGAGCCCCGAGGAGATGGAGATCCCCCTCTACCTGCTGGGCGATCTCTGA
- a CDS encoding DUF2909 family protein, translating to MALWFKIPLLILLGLILLSLVEAMIFLSRDDGRRDRTRMVRALTVRIALSLVLFAILMGGYFLGVVGPHGR from the coding sequence ATGGCGCTCTGGTTCAAGATCCCCCTGCTCATCCTTCTCGGGCTGATCCTCCTCTCGCTGGTGGAGGCGATGATCTTCCTCAGCCGCGACGACGGCCGGCGCGACCGTACCCGCATGGTGCGGGCGCTCACCGTCCGCATCGCCCTCTCGCTGGTCCTCTTCGCCATCCTCATGGGCGGTTACTTCCTCGGCGTCGTCGGCCCCCACGGGCGCTGA
- a CDS encoding cytochrome c oxidase subunit I, with the protein MSVASHTVVHEHEGPPRGIRRWLYSTNHKDIGTMYLVFALTMLFLGGASAMAIRAELMLPGLQLLEPDLYNNILTNHALIMIFGAVMPAGAGIANWMIPLMIGAPDIALPRINNLSFWLLPAAALMLVLSFVVPLLPGGGTQINTGWTLYPPLSVQVGMSMDFLIFAIHLLGISSVLASINIIVTILNMRAPGMTLMRMPMFCWAWLVTAFLLILVVPVLAGGVTMLLFDRHFGTSFFNAAGGGDPVLFQHLFWFFGHPEVYVLILPAIGALAEVIPTFARKPLFGYHSMVGAMIVIATLGLVVWAHHQYTVGMALGAVQWFMIGTILISIPVGLIIFNFIATMWRGALTFETPMLFAIAMVMLFSFGGLTGVMLAVVPADVQYHDSMFVVAHFHYVLIPGAIYGLLAAVFYWLPKWTGHMYDERLAKIFFWINVVSFNVTFFPQHFLGLAGMPRRIADYNVAFADFNFLSSIGAFVFGLSHLLFLYIVVKAVRGGRSAEARVWDGARGLEWELPSSPPFHSWETAPRLRG; encoded by the coding sequence ATGAGCGTCGCCAGCCACACCGTGGTGCACGAGCACGAGGGGCCGCCGCGGGGCATCCGCCGCTGGCTCTACAGCACCAACCACAAGGACATCGGCACCATGTACCTGGTGTTCGCCCTCACCATGCTCTTCCTCGGCGGGGCGAGCGCCATGGCCATCCGCGCCGAGCTCATGCTGCCGGGGCTGCAGCTGCTCGAGCCCGACCTCTACAATAACATCCTCACCAACCACGCCCTGATCATGATCTTCGGCGCCGTGATGCCGGCCGGGGCGGGCATCGCCAACTGGATGATCCCGCTCATGATCGGCGCCCCGGACATCGCGCTGCCGCGGATCAACAACCTCAGCTTCTGGCTCCTGCCGGCGGCGGCGCTGATGCTGGTGCTGTCCTTCGTCGTACCCCTCCTCCCGGGCGGCGGCACCCAGATCAACACCGGCTGGACCCTCTACCCGCCGCTCTCGGTTCAGGTGGGCATGTCCATGGACTTCCTCATCTTCGCCATCCATCTCCTCGGCATCTCCTCGGTGCTCGCCTCCATCAACATCATCGTCACCATCCTCAACATGCGCGCCCCGGGGATGACCCTGATGCGCATGCCCATGTTCTGCTGGGCGTGGCTGGTCACCGCCTTCCTGCTGATCCTGGTCGTCCCGGTGCTCGCGGGCGGCGTCACCATGCTCCTCTTCGACCGCCACTTCGGCACCAGCTTCTTCAACGCCGCCGGCGGGGGCGACCCGGTGCTGTTCCAGCACCTGTTCTGGTTCTTCGGCCATCCGGAGGTCTACGTCCTGATCCTGCCCGCGATCGGGGCGCTGGCCGAGGTCATCCCCACCTTCGCCCGCAAGCCGCTGTTCGGCTACCACTCGATGGTGGGCGCGATGATCGTCATCGCCACCCTCGGCCTCGTGGTCTGGGCCCACCACCAGTACACCGTGGGCATGGCGCTGGGGGCGGTGCAGTGGTTCATGATCGGGACGATCCTGATCTCGATCCCGGTCGGCCTCATCATCTTCAACTTCATCGCCACCATGTGGCGCGGCGCCCTGACCTTCGAGACGCCCATGCTGTTCGCCATCGCCATGGTGATGCTGTTCAGCTTCGGGGGGCTGACCGGGGTGATGCTCGCGGTGGTGCCCGCGGACGTGCAGTACCACGACTCCATGTTCGTGGTCGCCCACTTCCACTACGTGCTGATCCCGGGCGCCATCTACGGGCTGCTGGCCGCCGTCTTCTACTGGCTGCCCAAGTGGACCGGGCACATGTACGACGAGCGCCTGGCGAAGATCTTCTTCTGGATCAACGTGGTGAGCTTCAACGTCACCTTCTTCCCGCAGCACTTCCTGGGCCTTGCCGGGATGCCGCGGCGGATCGCCGACTACAACGTCGCCTTCGCCGACTTCAACTTCCTCTCCAGCATCGGCGCCTTCGTCTTCGGCCTCAGCCACCTGCTGTTCCTCTACATCGTGGTCAAGGCGGTGCGCGGCGGCCGGTCGGCCGAGGCGCGCGTCTGGGACGGCGCCCGCGGCCTGGAGTGGGAGCTGCCCTCGTCGCCGCCCTTCCACTCCTGGGAGACCGCCCCGCGGCTGCGGGGCTGA
- a CDS encoding cytochrome c oxidase subunit 3, giving the protein MSHPTPDEYYIPEPSPWPLAASLAVLLLVLGLALVLNDVDPGWAVLAAGLLVLAWMFYGWFGDVVRENLAGRHSPRVDRSFRLGMYWFIASEVFFFLTFFGALYYVRNIAVAWLGGAGYLGITHEILYNQFQAQWPTSGPGELGGPFEPVGAVGVPAFNTLVLLSSGATITWAHWGLKAERRGQLVWGLAATIALGLLFVALQAWEYHEAWREMNVTLRSGIYGSTFYLLTGFHGMHVTVGAVMLMAILGRALRGHFTPQNHFAFEAVAWYWHFVDVVWLALFIFVYWL; this is encoded by the coding sequence ATGAGCCATCCCACCCCGGACGAGTACTACATCCCCGAGCCGAGCCCGTGGCCGCTTGCGGCCTCGCTGGCGGTGCTGCTCCTGGTCCTGGGGCTCGCGCTCGTCCTCAACGACGTCGACCCCGGCTGGGCCGTCCTCGCCGCCGGCCTCCTGGTGCTCGCCTGGATGTTCTACGGCTGGTTCGGCGACGTCGTCCGCGAGAACCTCGCCGGCCGCCACAGCCCCCGCGTCGACCGCTCCTTCCGCCTCGGCATGTACTGGTTCATCGCCTCCGAGGTCTTCTTCTTCCTGACCTTCTTCGGCGCCCTCTACTACGTGCGCAACATCGCCGTGGCCTGGCTCGGCGGCGCCGGCTACCTCGGGATCACCCACGAGATCCTCTACAACCAGTTCCAGGCCCAGTGGCCCACCTCGGGCCCCGGCGAGCTCGGCGGCCCCTTCGAGCCGGTGGGCGCCGTCGGCGTCCCCGCCTTCAATACCCTGGTCCTGCTCAGCAGCGGCGCCACCATCACCTGGGCGCACTGGGGCCTGAAGGCCGAGCGGCGCGGCCAGCTGGTCTGGGGCCTCGCCGCCACCATCGCCCTCGGGCTGCTCTTCGTGGCCCTGCAGGCCTGGGAATATCACGAGGCCTGGCGGGAGATGAACGTCACCCTGCGCTCGGGGATCTACGGCTCCACCTTCTACCTGCTCACCGGCTTCCACGGCATGCACGTCACCGTCGGCGCGGTGATGCTCATGGCCATCCTCGGGCGCGCCCTGCGCGGGCACTTCACGCCCCAGAACCACTTCGCCTTCGAGGCCGTGGCCTGGTACTGGCATTTCGTGGACGTGGTATGGCTGGCCCTGTTCATCTTCGTCTACTGGCTGTGA